The genomic region aaaacgtctttttttaaagatattttttaaaagttaaaatttaacacatataagtAATTAAActgtcttatttttattaaaattagattgGACAaatcaatttatctaaaaaattaatAGATTTAATTTTNNNNNNNNNNNNNNNNNNNNNNNNNNNNNNNNNNNNNNNNNNNNNNNNNNNNNNNNNNNNNNNNNNNNNNNNNNNNNNNNNNNNNNNNNNNNNNNNNNNNNNNNNNNNNNNNNNNNNNNNNNNNNNNNNNNNNNNNNNNNNNNNNNNNNNNNNNNNNNNNNNNNNNNNNNNNNNNNNNNNNNNNNNNNNNNNNNNNNNNNNNNNNNNNNNNNNNNNNNNNNNNNNNNNNNNNNNNNNNNNNNNNNNNNNNNNNNNNNNNNNNNNNNNNNNNNNNNNNNNNNNNNNNNNNNNNNNNNNNNNNNNNNNNNNNNNNNNNNNNNNNNNNNNNNNNNNNNNNNNNNNNNNNNNNNNNNNNNNNNNNNNNNNNNNNNNNNNNNNNNNNNNNNNNNNNNNNNNNNNNNNNNNNNNNNNNNNNNNNNNNNNNNNNNNNNNNNNNNNNNNNNNNNNNNNNNNNNNNNNNNNNNNNNNNNNNNNNNNNNNNNNNNNNNNNNNNNNNNNNNNNNNNNNNNNNNNNNNNNNNNNNNNNNNNNNNNNNNNNNNNNNNNNNNNNNNNNNNNNNNNNNNNNNNNNNNNNNNNNNNNNNNNNNNNNNNNNNNNNNNNNNNNNNNNNNNNNNNNNNNNNNNNNNNNNNNNNNNNNNNNNNNNNNNNNNNNNNNNNNNNNNNNNNNNNNNNNNNNNNNNNNNNNNNNNNNNNNNNNNNNNNNNNNNNNNNNNNNNNNNNNNNNNNNNNNNNNNNNNNNNNNNNNNNNNNNNNNNNNNNNNNNNNNNNNNNNNNNNNNNNNNNNNNNNNNNNNNNNNNNNNNNNNNNNNNNNNNNNNNNNNNNNNNNNNNNNNNNNNNNNNNNNNNNNNNNNNNNNNNNNNNNNNNNNNNNNNNNNNNNNNNNNNNNNNNNNNNNNNNNNNNNNNNNNNNNNNNNNNNNNNNNNNNNNNNNNNNNNNNNNNNNNNNNNNNNNNNNNNNNNNNNNNNNNNNNNNNNNNNNNNNNNNNNNNNNNNNNNNNNNNNNNNNNNNNNNNNNNNNNNCTAAgcctataataataataataataataataattgatgcTCAAAGACACAAAGAAAAAGGGGGGAACTCAAAGTAGGCATCACTAAAAATGTCTCTATTCCTGCCACTTGCCTTGCACCTTGTTGGAGTCCTAAACTTTGTTGGAATCCCAATTTCATCATCAACACATCCAACACACTTTTCCAACTCTTCTCCATCAACACATGCTTCATTGTTAAGTGtttcaacttcttcttcttcttctacaacttcttcttcttcttcaactccaTCATCATCACCACAATTTGATTCAACACTCTCAAAAAGACTCAACCTAAGCCTTCCCTCGCTGCGCTCGGCGCGAAAATACGGCTGAGAAGGagttgttactgcctccaaaatCAGCCTACCATTTTCGCGCCGAGGGCGGACGTGCAACCCTCCAAAATCAGTTATTGATGTCAATGGAGGAGGAAAATTGTTGCCacatttattgttattattcaACCTTTTATTAGGCTCAAAACAATTTGTGTCAACTTTCACCGAAGTGTTGCTATTTTCCATGAAACCGTTGCTATTTTCCACGAAACCGTTACTATTATTTTCCAATGAAAACAATGACATTTCATCACCTTTGCTTTTACTTCCACTTTCACATCCTAAGTTTTCAGTGCACATTTCCAAGCTCTTAGCACTTAGCATTGATGAAGAAGAACACTTAGATTTTGGGAGAACATAAACATTATCTTCATCTTTGTTGCCACAATGAGAATTGTTGGAGAGGGATTCAATGAAACTCCATGTGCATTTCCCACCTTCTTCAGAGGAATCTTCTTTGGACATTTTCATGTCAAGTTTATTATTGTTTGAGATGTTACCTGAATTTGGTTTTGAGAATGAGGCAATGGTGCTATCATCATTGCTACTATTGTTAGGCCATTCGGATTTCGGAGAAATTTTAAACCCTTGTGTAGNNNNNNNNNNNNNNNNNNNNNNNNNNNNNNNNNNNNNNNNNNNNNNNNNNNNNNNNNNNNNNNNNNNNNNNNNNNNNNNNNNNNNNNNNNNNNNNNNNNNNNNNNNNNNNNNNNNNNNNNNNNNNNNNNNNNNNNNNNNNNNNNNNNNNNNNNNNNNNNNNNNNNNNNNNNNNAAGATTGCAGACCTTTGGAGACACTTGAGTGAGACATAGTTGTGTTAATAGAGGGGAAAAAAAAGTGTCAAGAACAGGGGAAGGAATGAAATAAAAACAGGGGAGAAAACAGAGgagtttttttctttcctttttcttgttcttgaagtaattagaaagaaaaataaaaattaaaacttgGAATTCTGGGGTGAAATGTGAGGGTGTTAATATGAAAGAAATGAATTTGTTTGGCACAAATTGAAGATAGGCTATTGAAAGAATCaaaagaggaagagaagaatgGAATAGACATGAAAGAGAAGTGTAAAGGGTGATGGTGTATTTATAGTTGGAGCTATGCTCAAAAAGTGTGTGGAAAATGAAAAAATTATTCATAAAGAATATTAGATGATATgaaagtaatttttttattaaaaaagaattaAGGTGAGGGAAGAATGTTTACTTACATTAAagtcaacaaacatatcacaccATTCTCATAAAAAAATCTTACTACTCTTGGATTTTTCAAG from Arachis ipaensis cultivar K30076 chromosome B02, Araip1.1, whole genome shotgun sequence harbors:
- the LOC107628564 gene encoding protein FANTASTIC FOUR 2-like codes for the protein MKMSKEDSSEEGGKCTWSFIESLSNNSHCGNKDEDNVYVLPKSKCSSSSMLSAKSLEMCTENLGCESGSKSKGDEMSLFSLENNSNGFVENSNGFMENSNTSVKVDTNCFEPNKRLNNNNKCGNNFPPPLTSITDFGGLHVRPRRENGRLILEAVTTPSQPYFRAERSEGRLRLSLFESVESNCGDDDGVEEEEEVVEEEEEVETLNNEACVDGEELEKCVGCVDDEIGIPTKFRTPTRCKASGRNRDIFSDAYFEFPPFSLCL